GCGGTGGACCGCCAGCAGCAGCACAACGAAGATGAACAGCGCCATGCCCCATTTCGACAGGGTCGGAACCGCCACATACTCCACGGGCTGCACCGGCGTTACGTCCTCCGTGCTACCAAAAGTACCGGTGAAGTTGTCGATGATGTATCGACTGGCATCCGTGTTATCGAAATCAAACGTCGCGTAACTGGCTGTGCCGATAAATGCCAGGGCAAACTGGCCTTCGGGAAAATTGCTGGGAATTGGCGGTACCGGTTCCGTGAACGCGGCCAACTCGGTTGTCGAAGCCAGCACGTTATCGCCACTGTCGTAGATCGTAAACGTAACGGTCAGGTTGGGCGTGTCAGTCCCGGCATTCATGGCGAAACCGAATCCCAGGCTGGTCACCGCGCCATTGGGAAAGTCGACTCTCAGATCCGGAAGCAGCTCGGTCGTTCCCTCGAGCCCGGGTTCCTCAATATACGACATGTTTGCGCCGGGGCCGGTCGTGTTGAAGCCGAAAGGGTCCGTGGTGGTGAAGATTGCGTCCGGGATCGTGTCGGCATCGGCATCGAACTCAAACGTAGTCTCACCGCTGATGACCTCGTCGAAAGTCAGGGTTACGGCCCCGGCCTGTACGGCCCAGAGCATGCCGATGACGCCCACAATCAAAACGTGGAGTGCGCGCCTGGAAATCAACGTGTGCCCTATAGTCATAAAAGCTTCCCTCGTGTTTCCCTGGGTTTATGGCGTAACGCCCCAAATGCTCGCACGTATACGCAGGTATTACAAATAATCGCGACCGGCAAGGCGGACACGTCACACTGCGTGAGCCTGGCGTTCGTCGGTTTACGCATGGCCGACACGGCGCAGGCCCTGGCCGCGCTTGAAAGGTCCCTGGGACGTAGTCAAGAAGCCTGAGAACCGTGCTGTTGAAGACCGACCTGTTCTCGCGGCAGGGTCACTCGCAAGCCGCTTTCCACCGCTAGACGTACGGTCCTCAACTGGCCGCCTTGGGTCGTTAGTCGCCTTAGCCTATAAAAAGCGACCTGGCTCCGCTCACAGGCACATAACCGAAGTCCAATAAAAAGGCCGCTCAGTTCAGCGAGCGGCCATATGTGGAATTGGCGGCTAAAGAATAGCTTCGAGCAATGCGGGGCCTTGATTTGGTAACGACCGAAATACAGGCTTTATTCATAATCCTGCGCTACGCGCATCAGAATCCGGAACCCTAAAATGCACGCGTTGGCTTCGCCGGCGTCAAGAATCGTACCGGATGCGGCTGGAGTTCTCTGAACACCTTCATCATAAATTTCTATGTGACAATGACCTCCAGTATCCCAGAATGAAACCTGGCCAAAAATGCGTTGTTGAATTCCAGGCTCAGCAGGGTCTTCCACAATTTCAATCATTACATCGGTCGTTGGCACTCGTCTAAAACCCCAAGAGAGTTCGCTAAGTGCGGTGTCGACTGCCTCCATCGCGTCCTTTATGCCATTATCCGTAGAGTAGCAGGGACATTGATCTAGGATTTTCATGGGTTTGTCAGGCACCTGCGCGCTGACGCCACCGGGACATAGTAGGGCTCCGGCGAGAAGCGCACTGAATGACAAGATTGCGGCTTTCATACGAAACCTCCAATGATCAGCTAA
This region of Deltaproteobacteria bacterium genomic DNA includes:
- a CDS encoding PEP-CTERM sorting domain-containing protein, giving the protein MTIGHTLISRRALHVLIVGVIGMLWAVQAGAVTLTFDEVISGETTFEFDADADTIPDAIFTTTDPFGFNTTGPGANMSYIEEPGLEGTTELLPDLRVDFPNGAVTSLGFGFAMNAGTDTPNLTVTFTIYDSGDNVLASTTELAAFTEPVPPIPSNFPEGQFALAFIGTASYATFDFDNTDASRYIIDNFTGTFGSTEDVTPVQPVEYVAVPTLSKWGMALFIFVVLLLAVHRFRGA